In Vigna radiata var. radiata cultivar VC1973A chromosome 3, Vradiata_ver6, whole genome shotgun sequence, the following proteins share a genomic window:
- the LOC106756836 gene encoding exonuclease DPD1, chloroplastic/mitochondrial: protein MKTGSMIFSLLNLPRCRLQRLANYWGETFHSFSTTCGNKSSIRPVVYRIHGLQGGQRKKWTRPISTNSEGKGSTKSKSIKHEILSETTIAGATIDVNKTQLDQFQEIQYRDIKQEIAQNKDLSSLVTVIVFDIETTGLSRENERIIEIALRDLQGGENSTFQTLVNPQREVPNSHIHGITTHMVNKPEVPRMEELIPILLKYVRSREKPGGYVLFVAHNARCFDVPFIINEFRRCSANIPCNWLFSDTLPLGRELIKSEGTKLSSSSLPALRDYYGIKGDGPAHRAMEDVNALCSILSKLTRDLKLTLSSLVEEAFKESDIINSKKKKKSD from the exons ATGAAGACGGGCTCCatgattttttcattattaaatctACCTAGATGTAGATTACAAAGATTAGCTAATTACTGGGGAGAAACCTTCCACAGTTTCAGTACGACTTGTGGAAACAAATCTAGCATCAGGCCGGTTGTTTATAGAATTCATGGTCTTCAGGGAGGTCAGAGAAAGAAGTGGACAAGACCAATATCCACAAATTCAGAAGGCAAGGGGAGCACCAAATCAAAAAGTATCAAGCATGAAATTTTGAGTGAAACCACTATAGCAGGTGCTACAATAGATGTAAATAAAACACAGCTTGATCAGTTCCAGGAAATTCAGTACCGTGACATAAAACAAGAGATTGCCCAGAATAAAGACTTGTCTAGTTTAGTTACTGTTATTGTTTTTGATATCGAAACCACAGGGCTCAGCAGAGAGAATGAAAGGATTATTGAAATTGCACTTCGAGATCTTCAGGGTGGTGAGAACAGCACTTTTCAGACTCTAGTCAACCCTCAACGCGAAGTTCCTAATTCACATATTCATGGCATTACTACTCATATGGTCAACAAACCTGAAGTTCCAAG GATGGAAGAGCTCATTCCTATCTTGTTGAAATATGTTCGAAGTCGTGAGAAACCTGGGGGATATGTGTTATTTGTTGCTCATAATGCTCGTTGTTTTGATGTCCCTTTCATCATCAACGAATTCCGACGTTGTTCTGCAAACATTCCTTGCAATTGGTTGTTCTCAGACACCCTGCCTTTAGGACGTGAACTAATAAAATCTGAAG GAACTAAACTTTCTTCATCTTCCCTTCCTGCCCTTCGTGACTACTACGGAATTAAAGGGGATGGACCAGCTCACAGGGCTATGGAAGATGTGAACGCATTGTGCTCGATTCTTTCCAAATTGACCCGT